The DNA region GGTGCGGTTCTCGAAGGTGCGCCTGCGCTGATCATATTCGCCCCTATTCTGGTGCCGATTGCGATTCAGCTTGGCTTTAACCCGCTGCACTTTGGCATTGTGATGATTATGGCGATGGGCTTTGGCCTGTTCTCACCACCGATCGGCCTGGGTTTGTACACCACCTGCGCCATTTGCGGGGTGGAAATGAAACATGTCATCAGACCGATGGCGAAATATCTGGCGGTGATTTTTGTCGGCATCATTATTGTCGCCATGGCGCCACCGTTAACCACCTGGCTGCCTGGGCTGGCCGGTTACTGAGTGTTAAGTGCTGTATTTGCCACCTTCAGGTGGCAGGGATATCCACGCGCAAAAAACGGCAAAACGACGTCACGTCATTGCCTGATGCCGTTTAAATATGAATAACGGGAGTATGAAATGGGATTATTAACGGGTAAAAAAGCGTTTATTACGGGTGCAGAGCAAGGCATTGGTAAAGAGAGCGCAAAAAAACTGATTGAGGCGGGATGCGATATCTATATTCATTATTTCAGTGGCGAAGAAGGCCCACGGGAATTAATGGCTCTCGCCGAACAACAGGGCTGTCTGGCGGCCTGTGGTTTCGCCGATTTAACCGATGAAGAAGATGCCGCCCGCTGTGTGGCGCAGGCGGCGGAATTCCTCGGCGGTATCGATATTCTGGTTAATAACGTCGGCGGCATTATTGCCCGCAAATGGCTGGGTGAGATTGAGCCACATTTCTGGCGCACGGTTATCGATGTCAATATGACGACGATGCTGAATGTCACTCAGCAGGCATTACCGTGGCTGAAAGCCGCGCCAGACGGCGCCAGCATCGTCAACCTGGCTTCCCTGGCCGGGCGCTCTGGCGGCCACTCGGGTTCTCTGGTGTATTCCACCACCAAAGGCGCAGTGCTGACCTGGACACGCTCGCTTGCCGCAGAACTTGGCGAACACGGCATCCGTGTCAATGCCGTGGCACCGGGGTTGATTCTGGGCACGCGTTTTCATAATCAACACACCACGCAGGCCTCTGCCGACCAGACCATCCAGGCCATTCCTCTGGGAAGAGCGGGCACGCCGGAAGATGTGGCAAGGGTCATCTGTTTCCTCGCCTCTGAATATGATGGTTTCGTTTCCGGCGCCACCATCGACATTAACGGTGGTATTTACCGGGCATAAAAATGTGGCGGGCAATAATGCCCGCCAGCGTTAAAAAGGTATGACATATGATCAAGTCAGATATTATTCATCCTGATTTATTACAGGCACTGGCACAGTGCGGACATAAGGCGAATATTTTAATCACCGATGCCAATTACTCTTTTTTAACCAATACCTCTGCGCAGGCACGGATTATCTGGCTTAATTTCACTCCGGGAATGATCGGCAGCGTCGTCATTCTGGAAAAAATCCTCGGCTATATTAATGTGGAAAAAGCCACGTTAATGGCAAGCCCGGCGGATTTTGATAATACCGTTGAGCGCGAATACCGCGACATGCTTCCTGAGGCCATCGAGTTTGAGTATGTTGAACGTAACGCGTTTTATTCGCGGGCCAAATCGTCCGACACTATCCTGGTCATCGCGTCCGGTGAAACCCGCCGCTTCGCCAATATCCTGCTGACCGTGGCCCCAACGCTGGTATGACAAAACGAGAAGAACGTGCTGTTCTTCTCGTGTCACGCCGTTACCGTACCGATTGCCGGGAAACCAACGACGGAGGGAACA from Citrobacter amalonaticus Y19 includes:
- a CDS encoding SDR family NAD(P)-dependent oxidoreductase, which produces MGLLTGKKAFITGAEQGIGKESAKKLIEAGCDIYIHYFSGEEGPRELMALAEQQGCLAACGFADLTDEEDAARCVAQAAEFLGGIDILVNNVGGIIARKWLGEIEPHFWRTVIDVNMTTMLNVTQQALPWLKAAPDGASIVNLASLAGRSGGHSGSLVYSTTKGAVLTWTRSLAAELGEHGIRVNAVAPGLILGTRFHNQHTTQASADQTIQAIPLGRAGTPEDVARVICFLASEYDGFVSGATIDINGGIYRA
- a CDS encoding RbsD/FucU family protein; the protein is MIKSDIIHPDLLQALAQCGHKANILITDANYSFLTNTSAQARIIWLNFTPGMIGSVVILEKILGYINVEKATLMASPADFDNTVEREYRDMLPEAIEFEYVERNAFYSRAKSSDTILVIASGETRRFANILLTVAPTLV